One genomic window of Polyangium aurulentum includes the following:
- a CDS encoding YtfJ family protein — MAAATLAAALGPGVAFGLPREGADAPNARVVDADGRELKLGALRGKPVLIVYEDKDSANQNQGLKDDLSQLAKGDRYKSRIALAAIADVSGYDWWPAKGFVKDAIREESKKQKTTIYCDWDGSFRKSLGLTRGASNVILVGRDGKVLFAGSGKLGTDARKRLIGLLGEQVKD; from the coding sequence TTGGCTGCGGCCACGCTCGCTGCAGCGCTCGGGCCCGGGGTTGCGTTCGGGCTGCCCAGGGAGGGCGCCGACGCGCCGAACGCGCGGGTCGTGGACGCCGACGGCCGCGAGCTGAAGCTCGGCGCGCTCCGCGGCAAGCCGGTCCTCATCGTCTACGAGGACAAGGACTCGGCGAACCAGAACCAGGGCCTCAAGGACGACCTGTCGCAGCTCGCCAAGGGCGATCGCTACAAGTCCCGCATCGCCCTCGCCGCCATCGCCGACGTGAGCGGCTACGACTGGTGGCCCGCCAAGGGCTTCGTCAAGGACGCGATCAGAGAGGAGTCGAAGAAGCAGAAGACCACGATCTACTGCGACTGGGATGGCTCCTTCCGCAAGTCGCTCGGCCTGACGCGCGGGGCGAGCAACGTGATCCTCGTCGGTCGTGATGGGAAGGTCCTGTTCGCTGGCTCGGGCAAGCTCGGCACCGACGCGCGCAAGCGGCTGATCGGCCTGCTCGGCGAGCAGGTGAAGGACTGA